One part of the Solanum dulcamara chromosome 8, daSolDulc1.2, whole genome shotgun sequence genome encodes these proteins:
- the LOC129901673 gene encoding SNF2 domain-containing protein CLASSY 1-like produces MKRHIHYNAHPIDPHPFEAFWYGSWQAVERLRINVGTITTHVLVNGEVIEENIPVTNLRMRSRKATLSDCACFLRPGLEVCVLSIPYQAEDSGDEKDVKPVWIDAKIRSIERKPHEITCTCKFHVSVYVTQGPPPILKKTLSKEINMLSIDQIAILQKLEPKPCEDKHYRWSSSDDCNSLQTFKLFIGKFSSDLTWLVTASVLKEATFDVRSIHNQIVYEIMDDDLVKKESNSDQHSYSVNFKLENGVSTTTVFQFSRDIPDINPTSDLSEAGPLVLYDLMGPRRSKRRFVQPERYYGCDDDLAEFDVEMTRLVGGRRKVEYEELPLALSIQADHAFRNGEIEEIARSYKRELFGGNIRPHEKKSSESSSGWRNTVKSDVNKLADKKSVTADSQHQLAIVPLHPPSGTDFIVHEQVPLDVDIPEHVSAEIGEIVSRYIYFNSSSTSHDRKASKMNFTKPEARRWGQVKISKLKFMGLDRRGGALGSHKKYKRNTSKKDSIYDIRSFKKGSVAANVYKELIRRCMANIDATLNKEQPPIIDQWKEFQSTKSSHRESAENLSMNKEEEVSEIDMLWKEMELALASCYLLDDSEDSHVQYASNVRIGAEIRGEVCRHDYRLNEEIGIICRLCGFVSTEIKDVPPPFMPSSNYSSSKEQRTDEATDHKQDDDGLDTLSIPASSSAPSSSGEGEENVWALIPDLGNKLRVHQKRAFEFLWKNIAGSIVPAEMQPESKERGGCVISHTPGAGKTLLIISFLVSYLKLFPGSRPLVLAPKTTLYTWYKEVLKWKIPVPVYQIHGGQTFKGEVLREKVKLCPGLPRNQDVMHVLDCLEKMQMWLSQPSVLLMGYTSFLTLTREDSPYAHRKYMAQVLRQCPGLLILDEGHNPRSTKSRLRKGLMKVNTRLRILLSGTLFQNNFGEYFNTLTLARPTFVDEVLKELDPKYKKKNKGASRFSLENRARKMFIDKISSVIDSDIPKKRKEGLNILKKLTGGFIDVHDGGTSDNLPGLQCYTLMMKSTTLQQEILVKLQNQRPIYKGFPLELELLITLGAIHPWLIRTTACSSQYFKEEELEALQKFKFDLKLGSKVKFVMSLVPRCLLRKEKVLIFCHNIAPINLFLEIFERFYGWRKGIEVLVLQGDIELFQRGRIMDQFEEPGGPSKVMLASITTCAEGISLTAASRVILLDSEWNPSKSKQAIARAFRPGQDKVVYVYQLLATGTLEEEKYKRTTWKEWVSSMIFSEDLVEDPSHWQAPKIEDELLREIVEEDRATLFHAIMKNEKASNMGSLQE; encoded by the exons ATGAAGAGGCATATACATTACAATGCTCATCCAATTGATCCACACC CTTTTGAGGCATTCTGGTACGGCTCTTGGCAAGCTGTGGAGCGCCTAAGGATCAATGTGGGGACCATCACTACTCATGTTCTAGTTAATGGGGAGGTGATTGAGGAGAATATTCCGGTAACAAATCTTCGAATGAGGTCTAGAAAAGCTACTTTATCCGATTGTGCCTGCTTCTTACGACCTGGACTTGAGGTTTGTGTGCTTTCAATCCCTTACCAAGCAGAAGATTCAGGAGATGAGAAAGATGTCAAGCCT GTGTGGATTGATGCAAAAATAAGATCTATAGAGAGGAAGCCTCACGAGATCACTTGTACTTGCAAATTTCATGTCAGCGTTTATGTCACTCAAGGCCCTCCTCCCATTTTGAAGAAAACCCTAAGTAAAGAGATAAATATGTTGTCCATTGATCAGATCGCAATTCTCCAAAAACTTGAACCTAAACCTTGTGAAGACAAACATTACCGTTGGAGTTCTTCTGATGACTGCAATTCGTTGCAGACTTTTAAACTATTCATAGGAAAATTTTCCTCTGACCTCACATGGTTAGTGACTGCATCTGTTCTGAAAGAAGCTACATTTGATGTGAGATCGATACACAACCAGATTGTCTATGAGATTATGGATGATGATCTTGTcaaaaaagaatcaaattcGGACCAACATTCTTACTCCGTGAATTTCAAGTTAGAAAATGGAGTTTCTACAACCACTGTTTTTCAATTCAGTAGGGATATCCCAGATATAAATCCTACCAGTGACCTAAGTGAAGCTGGGCCTCTGGTTCTGTATGACCTAATGGGCCCACGGAGGTCAAAGCGTCGATTTGTACAGCCAGAGCGTTATTATGGATGTGATGATGATTTGGCAGAATTTGATGTTGAGATGACACGGTTAGTTGGGGGTAGGAGAAAAGTGGAGTATGAAGAACTACCACTTGCACTTTCTATTCAGGCTGATCATGCTTTTCGAAATggtgaaattgaagaaattgcCAGGTCTTACAAGAGAGAGTTGTTTGGAGGAAATATCAGACCTCATGAGAAGAAGTCCTCTGAAAGTTCATCCGGATGGAGAAACACAGTCAAATCAGATGTAAATAAGCTTGCAGACAAGAAATCAGTTACAGCTGACAGTCAACATCAACTTGCTATCGTTCCCCTGCATCCTCCTTCAGGAACTGATTTTATTGTCCATGAACAGGTTCCACTTGATGTTGATATTCCTGAACATGTATCTGCAGAGATTGGTGAAATAGTTTCCAGATATATTTATTTCAATAGTTCTTCAACATCGCATGATAGGAAAGCTTCCAAAATGAACTTCACAAAACCAGAAGCTAGACGCTGGGGGCAAGtcaaaatttcaaagttaaagttCATGGGACTTGACCGTAGAGGTGGGGCGTTAGGTTCACATAAGAAATACAAAAGAAATACTTCAAAGAAGGATAGTATTTATGATATAAGATCATTCAAAAAGGGTTCTGTAGCGGCTAATGTGTACAAGGAACTGATTAGAAGGTGCATGGCGAACATTGATGCCACACTTAATAAGGAACAACCACCAATAATTGATCAATGGAAAGAGTTTCAGTCAACAAAATCTAGCCACAGAGAGTCAGCTGAGAATCTCTCAATGAATAAGGAGGAGGAGGTTTCAGAAATTGATATGTTATGGAAGGAGATGGAACTAGCCCTGGCATCATGTTATCTTCTAGATGACAGTGAG GATTCCCATGTTCAATATGCAAGTAATGTCAGGATAGGAGCTGAAATACGTGGAGAAGTTTGTCGACATGATTATCGACTTAATGAAGAAATCGGAATTATTTGCCGGTTATGTGGATTCGTTAGCACCGAAATAAAGGATGTTCCACCACCCTTT ATGCCTTCGTCAAACTACAGTTCCAGCAAGGAGCAAAGAACTGATGAAGCTACAGATCACAAGCAGGATGATGATGGCCTTGATACTTTGTCCATTCCTGCTTCTTCCAGTGCACCCTCATCATCAGGAGAAGGGGAAGAAAATGTCTGGGCGTTGATACCTGATCTAGGAAATAAATTACGGGTACACCAAAAGAGAGCCTTTGAATTTCTGTGGAAAAATATTGCTGGATCCATAGTTCCTGCGGAAATGCAACCAGAGAGCAAAGAGAGAGGTGGTTGTGTTATTTCTCATACTCCAGGAGCTGGGAAGACCTTACTAATTATTTCCTTCCTTGTAAGCTACCTGAAGTTATTTCCTGGATCACGACCATTGGTCCTTGCTCCCAAGACAACACTCTACACCTGGTACAAAGAAGTACTTAAGTGGAAGATTCCTGTGCCAGTCTACCAAATTCATGGTGGTCAAACCTTTAAGGGAGAGGTTCTAAGGGAAAAGGTGAAATTATGCCCTGGTCTTCCTCGCAACCAAGATGTCATGCATGTCTTGGACTGCCTTGAGAAAATGCAGATGTGGCTTTCGCAACCCAGTGTTCTCCTTATGGGCTATACCTCTTTTTTAACACTGACACGGGAAGATTCACCTTATGCGCATAGGAAATATATGGCCCAGGTGTTGCGGCAGTGTCCAGGGCTACTAATACTTGATGAAGGGCACAACCCAAGAAGTACAAAATCCAGGTTAAGAAAGGGTCTAATGAAGGTCAATACACGACTTAGGATTTTACTTTCTGGTACATTATTTCAGAATAATTTTGGAGAGTATTTCAACACACTTACCTTAGCAAGGCCAACCTTTGTTGATGAGGTCTTGAAGGAGCTAGATCCCAAGtacaagaagaaaaacaaaggcGCATCGCGCTTTTCATTGGAAAATCGAGCAAGAAAGATGTTTATTGATAAAATCTCCAGCGTCATTGATTCAGACATCcccaagaaaaggaaagaaggcCTAAACATATTGAAGAAACTAACAGGTGGATTCATAGATGTGCATGACGGTGGAACATCTGATAACCTTCCTGGTTTACAATGCTACACCTTGATGATGAAATCAACTACTCTTCAACAAGAAATTTTGGTGAAGCTTCAAAATCAAAGGCCCATCTACAAAGGATTTCCACTGGAGTTAGAGCTGTTGATTACCCTTGGGGCAATTCATCCTTGGTTAATCAGAACAACAGCATGTTCTAGCCAGTACTTCAAGGAAGAGGAGCTGGAGGCTCTCCAGAAATTCAAGTTTGATCTGAAGCTGGGTTCGAAAGTCAAATTTGTAATGAGCCTAGTGCCCCGTTGTCTCCTCAGGAAAGAAAAGGTTTTGATATTTTGCCACAATATTGCTCCGATTAATCTTTTTCTGGAGATATTTGAGAGGTTCTATGGGTGGAGAAAGGGCATTGAAGTACTGGTGCTTCAAGGTGACATTGAACTTTTTCAAAGAGGAAGGATAATGGATCAATTTGAGGAGCCAGGTGGACCATCAAAGGTTATGTTGGCTTCCATCACAACTTGTGCAGAAGGTATTAGCTTGACCGCAGCATCACGTGTAATATTACTGGATTCGGAGTGGAATCCTTCTAAGAGCAAGCAAGCCATTGCACGGGCTTTTCGTCCTGGTCAGGACAAAGTTGTCTATGTGTACCAGCTTCTGGCTACGGGCACACTGGAAGAGGAGAAATACAAAAGAACAACATGGAAAGAATGGGTATCAAGCATGATATTTAGTGAAGACCTTGTGGAGGACCCTTCTCACTGGCAAGCACCAAAAATTGAAGATGAATTGTTGAGAGAAATTGTTGAGGAGGATCGAGCTACATTATTCCATGCCATTATGAAAAATGAGAAGGCTTCTAACATGGGAAGTCTGCAGGAATGA